The genomic segment taaagaggaaaaaagcaacgatgaacaacacaataaatgaaatgaaaaatactctaggagggatcaatagcagaataactgaggcagaagaacggataagtgacctggaagataaaacagtggaaataaatactgcagagcagaataaagaaaaacaaatgaaaagaactgaggacagtctcagagacctctgggacaacattaaacacaccaagattggaattataggggtcccagaagaagaagagaaaaagaaagagactgagaaaatatttgaagagattatagttgaaaacgtccctaatatgggaaaggaaatggttaatcaagtccagaaagcacagagagtcccatacaggataaatccaaggataaacatgccaaaacacatactaatcaaactatcaaaaattaaatacaaagaaaacatattaaaagcagaaagggaaaaataacacacaagggaatccccataaggttaacagctgatctttcatcagaaactctgtaagccagaagggagtggcaggacatatttaaagtgatgaagaagaaaaacctacaaccaagattactctacccagcaagaatctcattcagatttgatggagaaattaaaaactttacagacaaggaaaagctgggagagttcagcaccaccaaaccagctttacaacaaatgctaaaggaacttctctaggcaagaaacacaagagaaggaaaagacctacaataacaaacccaaaacaactaagaagaTGGGAATAGGAacttacatattgataattaccttaaatgtaagtggattaaatgttcccaccaaaagacacagacaggctgaatggacaagacccatatacatgctgtctacaagagacccacttcagacctagggacacatacagaaggaaagtgagggaatggaaaaagatagtccatgcaaatggaaaccaaaagaaagctggagtagcaattctcatgtcaaacaaaatagactttaaaataaggacaattacaagagacaaagaaggacactacataatgatcaagggatcgatccaagaagaagatataacaattgtaaatatttatgcacccaacataggagcacctcaatacataaggcaaatactaacagccataaaaggggaaattgacagtaacacattcatagtaagggactttaacacccactttcaccaatggacagatcattcaaaataaaaataaaaaggaaacacaagctttaaatgaaacattaaacaagatggacttaattgatatttataggacattccatccaaaaacaacagaatatacatttttcttaactgctcaaggaacattctccaggatagataatatcttgggtcacaaatcaagccttggtaaatttaaggaaattgaaattgtatcaagaatcttttccgaccacaactctatgtgactagatatcaattacaggaaaagatctgtaaaaaatacaaacacatggaggccaaacaataccctacttaataacgaagtgatcactgaagaaatcaaagaggaaatcaaaaattacttaaaacaaatgacaatggagaaacgacggcccaaaacctatgggatgcagcaaaagcagttctaagagggaagtttatagcaatacaatcctaccttaagaaacaagaaacacctcgaAAAACAACCTAAAGttgcacctaaagaaattagagaaaaagaacaaaaaatccccaaagttagcagaaggaaagaaatcataaatcccagatcagaaataaatgaaaatgaaatgaaggaaacaatagcaaagatcaataaaactaaaagctggttctttgagaagataaacaaaattgataagccattagccagactcatcaagaaaaaaaagggacaagattcaaatcaatagaagtagaaatgaaaaaggagaagtaacaactgacactgcagaaatacaaaggatcatgagagattacaaaaagcaactatatgccaataaaatggacaacctggaagaaatggacaaattcttagaaaagcacagcatTCTGAGGCTGAAGcaggaagatacagaaaatataagcagaccaatcacaagcactgaaattgagactgtgattaaaaatcttccgacaaacaaaaggtcaggaccagatggattcacaggcaaattctgtcaaacatttagagaagagctaacacttatccttctcaaattcttccacaatatagcagaaggaggaacagtcccaaatgcattctatgaggccaccatcacccttatacctaaaccagacaaagatgtcataaagaaagaaaactacaggccaaaatcactgatgaacatagatgcaaaaatcctcaacaaaatactagcaaacagaatccaacagcacattaaaatgatcatacaccatgatcaagtggggtttattccaggaatgcaaggattcttcaatatatgcaaatcaatcaatgtgatacaccatattaacaaattgaaggaggaaaaccatatgatcatctcaatagattcagagaaagctttcgacaaaattcaacacccatttatgataaaaaccctgcagaaagtaggcatagagggaacgttcgtcaatataataaaggccatatgtgacaaatccacagccaacatcgtcctcaatggtgaaaaactgaaagcatttccactaagatgaggaacaagacaaggttgcccactctcaccactctttttcaacatagttttggaagttttagccacagcaatcagagaagaaaaggaaataaaagaaatcaaactaggaaaagaagaagtaaagctgtcactgtttgcagatgatatgatactatacatagagaatcctaaaaatgctaccagaacactactagagctaatcaatgaatttggtaatgtagcaggacacaaaattaaggaacagaaatctctagcattcctatacactaatgatgaaaaatctgaaagtgaatttaagaaaacactcacatttaccattgtaacaagaagaataaaatatctaggtataaacctacctaaggagacaaaagacctgtatgcagaaaattgtgagacaatgatgaaagaaattaaagatgatacaaatagatggagagatataccgtgttattggattggaagaataaacattgtaaaaatgactctactaccaaaaacaatctacagattcaatgcaatacctatcaaactaccactggcatttttcacagaactagaacaaaaaatttcacaatttgtatggaaacacaaaagaccctgaatagccaaagcaatcttgagaatgaaaaacggagctgaaggaatcaggctccctgacttcagactatactacaaagctatagtaatcaagactgtatggtactggcacaaaaacagaaagatggatcaatgcaacaggatagaaagcccagagataaacccacgcacatatggtcaccttatcttggataaaggaggtaggaatgtacaatggagaaaggacagcctcttcaataagtggtgctgggtaaactggacaggtacatgtaaaagcatgagattagaacactccctaacaccatacacaaaaataagctcaaaatggattaaagacctaaatgtaaggccagaaactatcaaactcttagaggaaaacataggcagaacactctatgacataaattacagcaagatcctttttgacccacctcctagagaaatggaaataaaaacaaaaataaactaatgggacctaatgaaacttcaaagtttttgcacaacaaaggaaaccataaacaagaccaaaagacaaccctcagaacgggagaaaatattttcaaatgaagcaactgacaaaggattaatctccaaaatttacaagcagctcatgcagctcaataacaaaaaaacaaacaacgcaatccaaaaatgggccaaagacctaaatagacatttctccaaagcagatatacagattgacaacagacacatgaaagaatggtcaacgtcattaatcattagagaaatgcaaatcaaaactacaatgagatatcatctcacaccagtcagaatggccatcatcaaaaaatctagaaacaataaatgctggagagggtgtggagaaaagggaacactcttgcactgctggttggaatgtgaattggtacagccactatggagaacagtatggagtttccttaaaaaaatacaaatagaactaccatatgacccagcaatcccactactgggcatataccctgagaaaaccataattcaaagagtcatgtaccaaaatgttcattgcagctcaatttacaatagccaggagatggaagcaacctaagtgtccatcatcggatgaatggatacagaagatgtgacacatatgtacaatggactattactcagccctaaaaagaaatgaaattgagttatctgtagtgaggtggatggacctagagtctgtcatacagagtgaagtaagtcaaaaagagaaagacaaataccatatactaacacatatatatggagtgtaagaaaaaaaaatgtcatgaagaacctaggggtaagacgggaataaagatacagacctactagagaatggacttgaggatatggggagggggaagggtaatctgtgacaaagtgagagaatggcatggatatatatacactacaaaacataaaatagatagctagcaggaagcagccgcatagcacagggagatcagctcagtgctttgtgaccacatagagaggtgggatagggagggtgggagggagggagatgcaagagggaagagatatgggaacatatgtatatgtataactgattcactttgttataaagcagaaactaacacaccattgtaaagcaattatactccaataaagatgttaaaaaaataaaaaataataggtaGCCTacagctgtattaaaaaaaaaactccaactAAAATAATAATGTCTAAATGACTTGAAACTATTGATCATATCTATAGTTCTGTATAAAATAATGGGCATGCACAATGCACATATGGGATAAAATTGCCATAAGTCctattggacaacctagaattgACTTTCAGTCCTTGCCAAGCATTCTACTAGACTAAGcccctaaaaggaaagaaagaactgggGCTTTTAAGATCTGGCATCGAGGGACATGATGGATCCAGGCCAGCAACGTTACTTCTTAAAGGAATAGTGTTCTGCTTTCTGCCTGTGGATGCCACCAAGTAAGCATCGTTAAAGTCTCCCCCGTCTACCGCTGTCATGTCTAAGTCAGAGTCTCCCAAAGAGTCCCAACAGCTGTGGAAGCTCTTCATCAGAGTTTTCAGCTTTGGAACAACCAGTGAGAGTCTGAGGAGCCATTTTGAGCAAAGGGGAATGCTCATAGACCGTGTGGTAATGAGGGATCCAAACACCAAGCACTCCAGAGGCtttgggtttgtcacatatgccATTGTGAAGGAGGTAGACGCAACCATGAATGCAAGGCCACACAAGGTGGATGGAAGAGTTGTGGAACCAAAGAGGGCCATCTCAAGAGAAGATTCTCAAAGACCTGGTGCCCACTTAACAGTGAAAAAGATTTTTGCTGGTGGCATTAAAGAAGACACTGAAGAACATCACCTAAGAGATTATTTTGAACATTTGGGAAAAATTGAAGTGATTGAAATCATGACAGACCAAGGCAGTGGCAAAAAGAGAGGATTTGCTTTCATAACTTTTGATGACCATGACTCTATAGACAAGATTGTCATTCAGAAATACCGCACAGTGAATGGTCATAACTGTGAAGTAAGGAAAGCCCTTTCAAAGCAAGAGATGGCTAGTGCTTCATCCAGCCAAAGAGGTCGAAGTGGTTCTGGAAACTTTGGTGGTGTTCACTGAGGTGATTTTGGTGGGAATGACAAATTTGGTTGTGAAGGAGACTTCGGTGGTCAAGGTGGCTTTGGTGGCAGCTGTGATGAAGGTGAAtatggtggcagtggggatggctATAATGGATTTGGTAATGATGGTGGTTATAGAGGAGGTGGCCATGGTTActctggaggaaacagaggctatgGAAGTGATGGACAGGGTTATGGAAACCAGGGCAGTGGCTATGGAAGGAGCAGAAGCTATGACAGCTATAACAATGGAGAAGGCAGAGACAGCTTTGGTAGTGGTAGTGGAAGTAATTTTGGAGGTGTCAGAAGCTACAATGATTTTGGCAATTACAACGATCAATCTTCAAATTTTGGACCCATGAAAGGAGGAAACTTTGGAAGCAGAGGTTCTGGCCCCTATGGTGGTGGAGGCCAATACTTTGCCAAACCACGAAACCAAGGCGGCTATTGCagttccagcagcagcagcagctatgGGGGTGGCAGAAGGTTTTAATTACTGCCAGGAAACAAAGCTTAGCAGGAGAGGAGAACCAAGAAGTGACAAGGAAGCCACAGGTTGCAACAGATTTGTGAACTCAGCCAAGCACGGTGGTGGCAGTGCCTAGCTGATACAAGGAAGACATGTTTTAGACAATACTCATGTGTATGGGTAAAGAAACCTCAAGGACTGTATTTGTGACTAATTGTATAACAGgttattttagtttctgttctGGGGAAAGTGTACAGGATTCCAACACAGGGTTttagtgtagtttttttttttgattttttgtgtttttttgcatcCATGCTGTTGATTGCTAAATGTAATAGTCTGATCATGATGCtgaataaatatcttaaaaaaaaaaaaaacttgtggaaATCCAGATATACCTGATCCCCTGTCTTAAattcccttttttctcccttcaccACATTCACTCATACTTGTCTGACGATGCTGAGTTCAGATGTCACCTTCCTTTTCCACCCCTACATCCTTAGCATGGGAGGGGTGCCCTTTACctacactctcacacacacacccctacgcTCAGCCCCGTCTTCACACATGCCACATTGAGCTGTGACTGTTGACTTGCCTGCCTTTTCCACCCGATGTCAGACCATCCAGTTTATTCATTTCTGCATCCCTAATGCA from the Lagenorhynchus albirostris chromosome 4, mLagAlb1.1, whole genome shotgun sequence genome contains:
- the LOC132519426 gene encoding LOW QUALITY PROTEIN: heterogeneous nuclear ribonucleoprotein A1-like (The sequence of the model RefSeq protein was modified relative to this genomic sequence to represent the inferred CDS: substituted 1 base at 1 genomic stop codon), translating into MSKSESPKESQQLWKLFIRVFSFGTTSESLRSHFEQRGMLIDRVVMRDPNTKHSRGFGFVTYAIVKEVDATMNARPHKVDGRVVEPKRAISREDSQRPGAHLTVKKIFAGGIKEDTEEHHLRDYFEHLGKIEVIEIMTDQGSGKKRGFAFITFDDHDSIDKIVIQKYRTVNGHNCEVRKALSKQEMASASSSQRGRSGSGNFGGVHXGDFGGNDKFGCEGDFGGQGGFGGSCDEGEYGGSGDGYNGFGNDGGYRGGGHGYSGGNRGYGSDGQGYGNQGSGYGRSRSYDSYNNGEGRDSFGSGSGSNFGGVRSYNDFGNYNDQSSNFGPMKGGNFGSRGSGPYGGGGQYFAKPRNQGGYCSSSSSSSYGGGRRF